A stretch of DNA from Cellulomonas fengjieae:
CCATCGAGATCACCCGCCACCCCCACGGCCACTGGACATTCACCGACCGCCACGGCCACCCGCTACGCACCTGAGGCTCGACGTCCGGCGGGACCCGCCCGCTGACCCGGCGCGGCCGGGCGCGACGTTCGTGACCCCGGGTGACAGGTCATCGCGGCGGCGTCGTGCGCGCTAGGTTGTCGCCCATGGCAGACCGCGCTGAAGACCCTCGTTCCGCTCCGCCTATCCGCTGGGGGATCCTCGGCGCCGGCAACATCGCTGCGACGTTCTCGTCGGCCGTCAACGCGCACACCCGCGCCCAGCTGGTGGCCGTGGGGTCGCGCAACCGCGACCGCGCCGAGCGGTTCGCCACGGCGCACCACATCCCGACCACGCACGTGGGCTACCGCGAGCTGGTCGAGGACCCGCAGGTCGACGCCGTGTACATCGCGACGCCGCACTCCGAGCACAAGGAGCAGGCGCTGCTCGCCATCCGCGCCGGCAAGCACGTGCTCGTCGAGAAGGCGTTCACGCGCAACGCGGGCGAGGCCGAGGAGGTCTTCGCCGCGGCCCGCGCCGCCGGGGTGTTCGTGATGGAGGCGATGTGGACGCGGTTCCTGCCGCACGTCTACGCGCTGCACCAGGTGATCGACGCCGGTGAGATCGGCGAGATCATCAACATCACGGCGGACCACGGGCAGGCGTTCACGTTCGACCCCAAGAGCCGGCTCTTCGACCCCGCCCTCGCGGGCGGTGCGCTGCTGGACCTCGGGGTGTACCCGGTCTCGTTCGCGCACGACTTCCTCGGCGTCCCGGACGTGGTGCAGGCGGTCGGGCAGCTGACCCAGACCGGTGTCGACGGCCAGATCTCGATGGTGCTGTCGTACGGGGAGCGCGCGCAGGCGACGCTCTCGACCACGCTGTGGTCCAAGACGCCGACGACCGCGAGCATCTCCGGCACTGACGGTTTCATCGCCGTCCGCGGCGGATTCTTCACGCCGACGTCGTTCCGGGTGCAGCGCCTCGACGGCCGGGTCTGGGAGTTCGACCAGCCCAGCGCCAAGGGCCTGCAGTACGAGGCCGCGGAGGTCGCCCGGCAGGTGGCCGCCGGGGCGACCGAGAGCCCGCGACTCACGTGGGCGAACACCGTCGAGGTCATGCGGACGATGGACACGGTCCGGGCCCAGATCGGCGTGGCGTACCCGGGGGAGTAGGGCCGGGCGTGTCCCCGGCGGCGGCTACCCTGACGCACGTGAACCCGCCCGACGCTGCCACCCCTCCGGGGCTGTTCCTCTCCTTCGAGGGTGGCGACGGCGCCGGCAAGTCGACGCAGGCTCGACTGCTGGGGGACTGGCTGACGTCGCTCGGGCGTGAGGTCGTACTGACGCGCGAGCCGGGCGGGACCGAGCTCGGCGTGCTGCTGCGCGACGCGGTCCTGCACGGCGACCACGTCGACGCCCGCACCGAGGCGCTCATCTACGCGACGGACCGCGCGCACCACGTCGCCTCGCTGGTCCGCCCGGCGCTGGCCCGCGGGGCGGTGGTCGTGACGGACCGCTACCTCGACTCGTCGGTGGCCTACCAGGGCAGCGGCCGGGACCTGGGCGCCGACGAGGTCGAGCGACTGTCGCTGTGGGCGGTCGACGGTCTGCTGCCGGCGGTCACCGTCCTCCTGGACCTCGATCCGGTCGCCGGCAAGGCGCGGCTGACCGGGGACCCGGACCGGCTCGAGCGGGCAGGCGACGACTTCCACCGCCGGACGCGCGAGGCGTTCCTCGGACGCGCCGCGGCCGAACCGGCGCGCTGGCTCGTGCTCGACGCGACGAGGCCGGTCGACGAGCTCGCCGCCGCCGTCCGCGATCGGGTCGCACCGCTCCTCGGGGTCGCGCCGTGACCAGCGTCTGGGACGACGTCGTCGGGCAGGAGCCCGCGGTCGAGGTGCTGCGGCACGCGATCGAGGACCCCGCCGCGATGACGCACGCGTGGCTCCTGACCGGTCCGCCCGGCTCCGGGCGGTCCAACGCGGCGCGCGCGTTCGCCGCGGCGCTGCAGTGCGCGTCCGGTGGCTGCGGCGTCTGCCACGACTGCACGACCACCCTGCGCGGGCTGCACCCGGACGTCACGGTCGTGGCCACGGAGGGCGTCTTCATCCGTGCGGAGACGGCGCGCCCGCTGGTCGAGCTCGCGCAGCGCTCGCCCTCGCAGGGCCGGCACCGCGTCATCATCATCGAGGACGCCGACCGGCTGAACGACACCAGCGGAAACTCGCTGCTCAAGGCGATCGAGGAGCCGGCGGGCCGCACGGTGTGGATCCTGTGCGCCCCGAGCCCGCAGGACGTCCTGGTCACCATCCGCTCCCGCAGCCGGTCCGTCGCGCTGCGGGTGCCGCCGGTCGACGCCGTCGCGGCGCTCCTGGTCTCGCGCGACGGCATCGACCCGACCGTCGCGGCGATCGCGGCGCGGGCCGCGCAGAGCCACGTCGGGATCGCCCGTCGGCTCGCCCGGGACCCGGATGCGCGGGCGCGGCGGTCGGCGGTGCTGGGCATCGCGGCGAAGATCCGCGGCGTCGGCGATGCCGTGCTGGCGGCCGGTGAGCTCGTCGAGACGGCGCAGGCCGACGCCAAGGCGGCCACCGAGCAGCGGGACGCCGAGGAGAAGGCGGCACTCCTGCGGTCGATGGGCGCCGAGGGCGCCGCGACGCTCCCGCCGACGCTGCGCACCCAGGTCCGGCAGCTGGAGGAGGACCAGAAGCGTCGGGCCACCCGGGCGCAGCGCGACGTGCTCGACCGCGCGATGGTCGACCTGCTCTCGCTCTATCGCGACGTGCTGGTGGTGCAGCTGGGCGCGGGTGTCGAGCTGGTGAACATCGAGCACGAGGCGTCCGTGCGTGCCCTGGCCGAGGCGAGCACACCGGAGCAGACGCTGCGGCGGATGGACGCCGTCGGCCAGGCGCGCACCCGGCTGGCCGGCAACGTCGCCCCGCTCCTCGCGGTCGAGGCGATGGCTGTGGCGCTGCGGCCGCAGGGATAGCAGCGGCGCCGTCCGCTCCGGTCCGGACGTACCGAGAGGGACCGTGCGGATCGAGGACTGTGCAGATCGGGTGATGGTCGGACCGTGCGCGCGGACCGGGCAACGGGCCTTCAGCATCGGCGGCTACCGTGGGGGCATGCCGCTTTCCGACCGCCTCGCCATGCCCGCGCGCGCGGCACGCGACCCGCGGCACCGCCCCGCCGTCGCTCTGTCCGCCCTCCTGGTCTGCGTGCTGCTGCTCGCCGGGTGCGTGCCACCCAAGAACCAGGCGGCCGGCCCGACCCCGGGAGCAACCTCCGAGGCGCCGGGGGCTCAGGGACCGGCCGAGCTCGCGCGGTTCTACGGGCAGGAGCTCGAGTGGACCACGTGCGCGCAGGGCGAGTGCGCCACCGCGCAGGTGCCGATGGACTACGCGGACCCGGATGGGCCGTCGATCGGGATCGCCCTCGCGCGTGCCCGGGCGACCGGCGGAGAGCCGATCGGCTCCCTGCTGCTCAACCGCGGTGGGCCGGGAGCGTCGGGCGTCGACTTCGTGCAGCAGGTCTCGGGCATGGTCGGCACGGAGGTCAAGCGGCAGTACGACCTGGTCGGGTTCGACCCGCGCGGCGTGCAGCGCTCCAGCCCGGTCGAGTGCGTCGACGGGCCGGGTCTCGACGAGATCCTCGCGTACGACGCGGACTACTCGACCGACGCCGGCATCCAGGACGTCATCGACATGTACGGGGAGCTCGGTGCCGCCTGCCTGGAGAACACGGGCGAGGTGCTGGGTCACGTCGACACCGTCAGCGCGGCGCGCGACCTGGACGTCCTGCGCGCGGTGCTCGGTGACGACACGCTGGCCTACCTCGGCTTCTCCTACGGCACGGCGCTCGGCGCCACCTACGCGGCGCTCTTCCCGCAGACTGTCGGCCGGCTGGTGCTCGACGGTGCGCTCCCGCCCACGCTGACCTCCGCGGAGGCGTCGCAGGGTCAGGCCGTCGGCTTCGAGAACGCGCTGCGCGCCTACGTCGCCGACTGCCAGGCGGGCCCGCGCTGCCCGCTGGACGGTTCGGTCGACGACGGACTCGCTCAGATCCGGGAGATGCTCGACCGGGCCGAGGCCAACCCGCTGCCGACGGGCTCCGCGCGCGACCTGACCCGGTCGCTCGCCTTCTACGGCGTCGCGCTGCCGCTGTACGCGCAGTCCCTGTGGCCCTACCTGACGCAGGCCCTGACGCTGGCCATCGACCAGAACGACGGGTCGGCGCTGCTGCAGCTCGCGGACCAGTACTCGGACCGCTCGCCCGACGGCACGTTCAGCACCAACTCCACCGTCGCGTTCTACGCGATCAACTGCCTGGACAGCCGCGACTCCGCGGACGTCGCCACGATGCGCGCCGAGGCGGCCCAGATCGAGGACGCCGCACCGACCGTCGGGTACTTCTTCGGGTACGGCGCCACCGTGTGCGCGCAGTGGCCGGTCGCCGAGGTGGGCGGTCTCGAGTCGTACGCCGCCGAGGGCGCGGCCCCCATCCTCGTCGTCGGCACCACCAACGACCCGGCGACGCCCTACAGGTGGGCCGAGGAGCTGGCCGACCTCCTGTCGTCGGCCGTGCTGCTGACGTACGAGGGCGAGGGCCACACCGCGTACGGCTCCTCCAACGCGTGCACCGACGATGCCATCGACGCCTACCTGCTCACCGGGACGGTCCCCGCGGAGGGCACGCGCTGCTGACCGCGCGTCCAGTTGCTGCTCGCCACCCGGCGGGCGACAGTGGCTCGATGGCAGCCATCACGCGCGGACTGATCGCGGGCACGGCGTGCTGACGCGCCTCGACGACGCCCCCGCGCGACGGCGGCCCCGTGCCGGCCTGGTGCTCCGGTCGCTGCTGCTCGGGTGGGCCGCAGGCGCCCGCTCGTCCCTCGGGCCGGCGGCCCCGACGATCGCCGGTGACCATCACCCGGTGCTGCGCGCCGGGGCGGCGACGGCCGTCGCGGGGGAGCTGCTCGTCGACAAGCTGCCCGTCGCACCCAGCCGGCTCGCGTACGGCGGAGCGTTCGTCCGGGCAGCGTCGGGGGCCGTCGGCGCCACCCTGCTCGCCGCGCGGGACGGGTCCCGCCCGTTCGCTCCCGCGCTCGCGGGCGCCGCGGGCGGTCTGGCGGGCGCCTACGGCGGCGTGGCGTGGCGCGGGTGGGCGGCCGGGCACGTGCCCGACTGGCAGGCAGCCCTCGCCGAGGACGTCGTCGCCCTGACCGCGGCAGCGCTCGCGTGCGCTCCCGGCCGGCTCCGACCGCCCGCTTTGGAGGGCCGGGGGTCCTCCGGGTACAGTGGGCGGGCTCGCCGGGGTCCGCGGACCGCGACGACGCCGCCTTAGCTCAGTCGGCAGAGCGTCTCACTCGTAATGAGAAGGTCAAGAGTTCGATTCTCTTAGGCGGCTCAGACGGAAAAGGCCCCGCCACCAGCCAACCGGCTGGGGCGGGGCCTTCGCTATGTGAAGCGCCGGGGTGAGATTTGTAGCCAAGTCTGTAGCCGATCCGTTCCGGGCGTTCTGAATAGGTCGGCCGGACGCGGTCGGCCGGAACCCACCCAAAAGCCACTCGCGGTCGTTCCCGAGGGTCTGCTACCGGTCGGAGACTTCCCAGAGCTCGAGCACGACGTCGTAGCCTCGGCCTAGTGCATCCTGCAGGGCGCCCCGCAGGCGCACCGCTTCTTGTGCGTGCCCCTCAGCTACTGCCGGGTCGTCCCAGCCGCGCTTCCAGTCGTAGTGCTCGTTAAACACGCGCGCCCATGTCTTGAGTTCCGTCGCGAGAGGTTCGTCGATCGGTACGTCGCCTTCCTGCGCCGGGCCATCGGAGACCCACAGGGGCCAGTCGACGGTGTACTCGTTCATCAGCCGGACACGCACCGTCATTCTCAGCATCCTCCCCCGGGGAACGACGTGATGACGAGGGTGTTATTGCGCGAGATGATGACTCATGCCGCTCGTGCCGCGTCCCGGTCAGAACCGGAACGCACCCGAGGCGTCGACGGCCGCCGGGCGCACCGCCGTCACGAAGCCCGGCTCGATCGGGCCGTAGACGTGGGGGTAGAGCTCGCCGTCGCCCCCGTCCTCGTCCACCACCCGGGTCCCGGCCGCTCGGATCCTCTCCGGGTCCAGCACGAGGACGCACAGGTCGGCGTCGTCGTCGCCATGGACCGCCTTCGCGACGGCACTGATCTGGTGCGGGTACGAGGCGTGGATGAAGCCGACCTCGTCGAGAAAGGCACCTCGGGTGGACACTCGGTAGGTGCCGGAGGCCAGGGCGGCCTCCCAGTCGTCCCGGTGCGCGACATGCAGGATCTCCATGCCGGAAGTACACCAGGCGTCGACCTCAGGACGTCGGGCGCGCCCACTGCGCCGGCCGCAGGTACCACCACGACGAGACGGCGAGGACCACCGCGGACGCGACCACCGGCGTCGCCACCGGCCCCAACCACGTCACCGGGATCAGGAAGAACACGTCGGTGTCGGCGAGGCTCGTCGGCCAGCCGGTGAGCACCCGCAGGAAGAGGTAGTAGGTGAGGTCCCACACGGTGAACGCGATGAAGAACGCGGCCACGCCGTGCCAGAACCCGCGACCGGCCAGCACCGCGACCGCGGCCAGCATGAGGATGGTCGCGGCTTCCCGCACCGTCTCGGCGCGGGCCAGGTCGGGGTCGACGAGCATCGGCTGCACGGGGTCGACGAAGCGGATCACGCCCAGGTCGAGGTACACCCGCCGCACGGGGGCGTCGTAGTCCAGCTGTGGGCCGAGCACCAGGCGCAGGTAGTGGACGACCGCGGCCTCGACGTAGCCGAACCCGATCCCGAACGCGACGACTGCGCCGTAGCGCACCCAGCGAGCCCGCGAGATCCCGGCCGTCCCCATTCGCGCATCGTGCCCGCTGCCCGTGCCGAGCGCGAGACGGCACCGCGCCGCACGCGCGTCGGCTCCCCGCGGCGCCATCCATTCCCGGGACGGAGAGCCCTGTGACCTGCCAGAATTCGGCCGTGACCGTCGCGCCGGTGCTGCCTGCGGACCCCGTTGCGCCCGCCGACGCACCGCCGCTCGCCCCCTGGTCCCGCCGGGTCGTTGCCGCCCTGCTCGACGGCTCGATCCTGGGCGGCGCGACCTGGGTCGTGCTGGGAGCCGGCGGCCTGGCGCCGGACCTGACGCCCACGTTCACGCAGGGCCCGGCCGGCGACGTCGACGCGGTCGCCTGGTTCACGAGCCCGTGGCTCGTCGCGCTCCTGCTCGGGATGCTCGCGCTGCAGGGCTGGACGGGGGCCACCCCCGGCAAGCGGGTGGCGGGTGTCGCGGTCGTGCGGGTGTCCGACGGGCTGCCGGCGGGTGTCCTCGTGTCGGGCGTGCGCGTGGTGGCACACGTGCTCGATGCGTTCCTGATGATCGGGTACCTGCGGCCGCTGTGGCACGAGCGCAGGCAGACGTTCGCGGACTCGATCGCCGGGACCGTGGTGATCCAGACCCGCGAACCCCCGGCCCACCCCTGGTTCGCCCCGGTCCGGCACGCGCCCTCGGCGCTCGGCTCGACGAGCGTGAGCGTGCTGGCGCTGGCCGCGTGCGCGCTGGGCGTCGGCTTCTCCATCACGTCGACGTCGACGTCGACCGGCAGCTCGTGGGAGTCGACGGTGCCCTGCGTCGCGGACGGCACGGTCGCGACGCGGTCCGCCGTCGCGGTCGTCTCGCGCACCGGCGGCAGCACCACGCGCGAGCACCGTCTGTGGATCAGCAGAACGACCGACTCCGACGAGGAGTCCGCGCTGGCCGTCCGGTGGACGTGGACCGCCACGGACCGGGACCTGGTCGGCGCGTTCTACGAGACGGACATCCGGCGGGCCGACGGGTCGACGATGGAGGTGTCGCAGGAGCTGCCGTCGACCGGCTCGGCGTCCGAGGTCCTCGGGGTCGCCCCCGCGACCATCGAGGCGGACGACCTGCAGAACGCCGGCTCCGGGTGGACCGCGCAGACCCGGCTGGTCGTCGGCGGCGAGGTCGTCGGATCCTGCACGTTCGACAGCGCCGACTGGGACGCCATGAGACGCGGCTGACGCGGACACGCCGTGCCAGAACCTGCGCATCGCAACCGGCCCACGAGCGGTCGAGGACTCGATACGCTCCCCTCACGTCATGGGCCCGAGGCAGTGCCCGCGGTAGCGGCTGCGGAAGGGTCCGGCGTCGGACACGGTGACACCGCCGCGCCTGCTCCTGCTCCCCCTGGAGTCCACGTGCGTCTCGCTCGCCCGGCCGTTGCGCTCGTCGTCGCCAGCCTGCTGCTTCCCGGCGCGGCAGAATCGGCTTCCGCCTTGACCCTCGAGGGCGCCAATGCCAACGAGAAATACGTGATCTCCGTGTACGAGGACCTCTTCGGTCGCGCGCCGGACCCGACGGGCCGGACGACGTGGACGACCGCGCTGGGAGCGGGCACGCCTCGCATCGCGGTCGCCAACTCGATCACGTCGTCGGTGGAATTTCGGTCCGGGTTGATCATCGACGCGTACGAGGAGTACCTCGGCCGTGGACCCGACGCCCCGGGGCTGCAGTTCTGGCTCCGGAACATGGCCGGGGGTATGACCATCGAGCAGCTGCACTCCGGGTTCATCGCATCCGACGAGTACTGGGCGCGCGCCGGTGCGACCGGTGCAGGCTGGGTCAGTGCGCTGTACGTCGATGTCCTCGGCCGTGAGGCGGGCGGCTCGGAGGTCGCCTTCTGGCTGGACGAGCTGAACCGGGGAGCGACCCGTGCGCAGGTGGCGATGGGCTTCCTGCTGTCGACCGAGTACCTGTCGTCGGTCGTCGACGGCTACTACTGGTGGCTGCTGGGCCGCGGCCTGGACCCGAGCGGTCTGGGGACGTGGGTCTCTGCGATCCAGCAGGGTGCACGCGACGAGCAGGTCATCGGCGGGATCATCGCCTCCGAGGAGTACTGGGCCAACGAGACGTCCCGTCCGTTCGTCGGGTACATCATCCTGTCTCCGAGAGAGGAGACGAGCGTGCCCCTCGGTACCGGGTGGACCTACACCGTCGAGGCGTACGAACCGAACGGTGCGCCCATCGGCGACGTCACCGACGAGGCCCACATCACGTGGGACGGCCAGCCGTGCACCCTGGGGTACTGCCAGCCCACATCGGTGGGCCCGCACGAGATCCACGCGGTGCACCGGGGCGTGAACGCCCGGTCGACGCTGACGGTCGTCCCTGCCCAGTGACCCGCGGGCCGTCAGCGCCGGGCTCCCGGGCGGTGAGCGGGAGACGGCGTCCGGAAGATCGTCGTGTCCGGCATGGGTGTGTGCCCGGCTCCGGGTGGACCGCGCAGACCCAGCTGGTCGTCGGCGGCGAGGTCGTCGGATCCTGCACGTTCGACAGCGCGACCGGGACGCCACGAATCGCGGCTGACCTGCGCCTGCGGCACCAGTACCGTGGCTCCCATGGATCGTCGTCGCCCTCCCGTGCAGGTGCTCCTCGGTGTGCTCATCGTCGCGGTCGGGGTGATCGCACTGCTGACCCAGCTCGACGTCCTCAGCGTGGACCTGGGTCAGCTGTTCTCCGACTGGTGGCCGCTGATCATCATCGGCGTCGGCCTGGCTGCGCTGATCGCCGCCCCGCGCGCGTGGTTGGGGCCGACCGTCATCATCGTGGTGGGACTGCTCTTCCTGCTGCAGTCGCTCGACGTCCTCGACGTGAACTTCTGGGAGATCCTCTGGCCGGTCGCGGTGATCCTGGTGGGGCTCTCGCTGATCACGAACTTCGGCAGCCAGTCGGTCGATGACGACGTCATCAACTCCACGGTCTTCTGGTGGGGGTCGGACCGCAAGACGCGCTCGCAGCAGTTCAAGGGCGGGACGCTGACCGCCATCATGGGTGGCATCGACGTCGACCTGCGCGAGGCGGACATCGTCGACCGGGCCGAGATCTCGATCTTCACGTTCTGGGGCGGGGTCGAGCTCAAGGTGCCGCCGACGTGGCGCGTGCGGACCAGCGGGCTGCCGATCCTCGGCGGCTGGGAGGACAAGACGACGCTCCCGCTGCAGGACGGCGCCCCGGAGCTCGTCGTGCGCGTGACCACCATCATGGGCGGGGCCGAGATCAAGAGCTGAGACCGTGCCCTCCTACCGGGTGGTCGCCGCGATCGGCCTGCTGCAGCCGGGCGTCGCCGCCCCCGACGTGCTCCCTCAGGCCGTCGCCGTCGCCGAGGCGATGACGACGGTCGAGGCGTTCGACGTCGCGGTCGTGCGCGGCCAGGCACGGGTGACCGTGCGGTACCAGGCCGACGACGACCAGAGCGCCCGACGCATCGGGTGGGCGGTGCTCGCGCGGCTGGACGAGCTGGCGGACATCAGCGGGCGCAGCGTCACCCGGCGGTTCGGCTCGCGGTGGTACCCGGTGCGCGCGCAGACGGGCAGCGGCTAGGCCGCGAGCCGGTCGGTGGCCGACGCCGAGCCGAGCCACGAGTGCGGGTTGCGGTCCCAGCACCAACCGAGCTTCGGCCGGCGCTCGCTGATCCAGACCGCCGGCACGCGCTGGTTGCCACCGGTGCGTGAGGCGAGCAGGGAGAAGCACTTGTTCGGCCGCAGCATGTCCGGCCGCACGACGACCAGCGCGACGCCCTCG
This window harbors:
- a CDS encoding DNA polymerase III subunit delta'; this encodes MTSVWDDVVGQEPAVEVLRHAIEDPAAMTHAWLLTGPPGSGRSNAARAFAAALQCASGGCGVCHDCTTTLRGLHPDVTVVATEGVFIRAETARPLVELAQRSPSQGRHRVIIIEDADRLNDTSGNSLLKAIEEPAGRTVWILCAPSPQDVLVTIRSRSRSVALRVPPVDAVAALLVSRDGIDPTVAAIAARAAQSHVGIARRLARDPDARARRSAVLGIAAKIRGVGDAVLAAGELVETAQADAKAATEQRDAEEKAALLRSMGAEGAATLPPTLRTQVRQLEEDQKRRATRAQRDVLDRAMVDLLSLYRDVLVVQLGAGVELVNIEHEASVRALAEASTPEQTLRRMDAVGQARTRLAGNVAPLLAVEAMAVALRPQG
- a CDS encoding Gfo/Idh/MocA family protein; amino-acid sequence: MADRAEDPRSAPPIRWGILGAGNIAATFSSAVNAHTRAQLVAVGSRNRDRAERFATAHHIPTTHVGYRELVEDPQVDAVYIATPHSEHKEQALLAIRAGKHVLVEKAFTRNAGEAEEVFAAARAAGVFVMEAMWTRFLPHVYALHQVIDAGEIGEIINITADHGQAFTFDPKSRLFDPALAGGALLDLGVYPVSFAHDFLGVPDVVQAVGQLTQTGVDGQISMVLSYGERAQATLSTTLWSKTPTTASISGTDGFIAVRGGFFTPTSFRVQRLDGRVWEFDQPSAKGLQYEAAEVARQVAAGATESPRLTWANTVEVMRTMDTVRAQIGVAYPGE
- a CDS encoding DUF4214 domain-containing protein, which encodes MRLARPAVALVVASLLLPGAAESASALTLEGANANEKYVISVYEDLFGRAPDPTGRTTWTTALGAGTPRIAVANSITSSVEFRSGLIIDAYEEYLGRGPDAPGLQFWLRNMAGGMTIEQLHSGFIASDEYWARAGATGAGWVSALYVDVLGREAGGSEVAFWLDELNRGATRAQVAMGFLLSTEYLSSVVDGYYWWLLGRGLDPSGLGTWVSAIQQGARDEQVIGGIIASEEYWANETSRPFVGYIILSPREETSVPLGTGWTYTVEAYEPNGAPIGDVTDEAHITWDGQPCTLGYCQPTSVGPHEIHAVHRGVNARSTLTVVPAQ
- the tmk gene encoding dTMP kinase, yielding MNPPDAATPPGLFLSFEGGDGAGKSTQARLLGDWLTSLGREVVLTREPGGTELGVLLRDAVLHGDHVDARTEALIYATDRAHHVASLVRPALARGAVVVTDRYLDSSVAYQGSGRDLGADEVERLSLWAVDGLLPAVTVLLDLDPVAGKARLTGDPDRLERAGDDFHRRTREAFLGRAAAEPARWLVLDATRPVDELAAAVRDRVAPLLGVAP
- a CDS encoding LiaF transmembrane domain-containing protein; translated protein: MDRRRPPVQVLLGVLIVAVGVIALLTQLDVLSVDLGQLFSDWWPLIIIGVGLAALIAAPRAWLGPTVIIVVGLLFLLQSLDVLDVNFWEILWPVAVILVGLSLITNFGSQSVDDDVINSTVFWWGSDRKTRSQQFKGGTLTAIMGGIDVDLREADIVDRAEISIFTFWGGVELKVPPTWRVRTSGLPILGGWEDKTTLPLQDGAPELVVRVTTIMGGAEIKS
- a CDS encoding RDD family protein, whose translation is MTVAPVLPADPVAPADAPPLAPWSRRVVAALLDGSILGGATWVVLGAGGLAPDLTPTFTQGPAGDVDAVAWFTSPWLVALLLGMLALQGWTGATPGKRVAGVAVVRVSDGLPAGVLVSGVRVVAHVLDAFLMIGYLRPLWHERRQTFADSIAGTVVIQTREPPAHPWFAPVRHAPSALGSTSVSVLALAACALGVGFSITSTSTSTGSSWESTVPCVADGTVATRSAVAVVSRTGGSTTREHRLWISRTTDSDEESALAVRWTWTATDRDLVGAFYETDIRRADGSTMEVSQELPSTGSASEVLGVAPATIEADDLQNAGSGWTAQTRLVVGGEVVGSCTFDSADWDAMRRG
- a CDS encoding alpha/beta hydrolase, producing the protein MPLSDRLAMPARAARDPRHRPAVALSALLVCVLLLAGCVPPKNQAAGPTPGATSEAPGAQGPAELARFYGQELEWTTCAQGECATAQVPMDYADPDGPSIGIALARARATGGEPIGSLLLNRGGPGASGVDFVQQVSGMVGTEVKRQYDLVGFDPRGVQRSSPVECVDGPGLDEILAYDADYSTDAGIQDVIDMYGELGAACLENTGEVLGHVDTVSAARDLDVLRAVLGDDTLAYLGFSYGTALGATYAALFPQTVGRLVLDGALPPTLTSAEASQGQAVGFENALRAYVADCQAGPRCPLDGSVDDGLAQIREMLDRAEANPLPTGSARDLTRSLAFYGVALPLYAQSLWPYLTQALTLAIDQNDGSALLQLADQYSDRSPDGTFSTNSTVAFYAINCLDSRDSADVATMRAEAAQIEDAAPTVGYFFGYGATVCAQWPVAEVGGLESYAAEGAAPILVVGTTNDPATPYRWAEELADLLSSAVLLTYEGEGHTAYGSSNACTDDAIDAYLLTGTVPAEGTRC
- a CDS encoding DUF952 domain-containing protein, with translation MEILHVAHRDDWEAALASGTYRVSTRGAFLDEVGFIHASYPHQISAVAKAVHGDDDADLCVLVLDPERIRAAGTRVVDEDGGDGELYPHVYGPIEPGFVTAVRPAAVDASGAFRF